The DNA segment CATTGATAAGATGTACCTCCGAATCCCCTGAGTTGTGCCTTTCCTCCAGCTACGATAATTGTGTCTCTTCCGGCATCAGCAATCGGGTCGTTAACATTTACCTGAAACTTTTGAAGAAAAGAAATACATGCCCCGTCCATCCCCGCAGCCAGGTAAGACCCGGATTGTGCGGGGTGAATCACAATGTACGGTACTGTCGAGGTATCTATACCTTCGGGCGATGTCCACAAGTACCATCCCGCGCTATCCGTGGCCATGATCAGGGTGCTGTCTCCGCTGCATATAACCGTTCCTGCCTGCTCAATCGTGTCCGGCATGATGTTCCATTTCATCACCGCCGGCTGATACCCCTTGCCATTGATCTTTTTTGATTCGTATACATTCGCCGTCAAAGGGAAGTCAGAGGAAGTTGAGGTTGCGGAAACGATCAAACCTGTTTGCAGTCCAGGAATAAGCGCTGTGCGAACCATAAAGTCATTGCCTGTGCCACCTATGTATGTGACGCCTCCGCAATCCACCTGGGTGCCGTTGCGACTCAGGTGTGCCAGGAAAATATCCTGGGCGCCGGCATGTGATGACTGATACGATCTTCCACTTGTGGGCAAGTCTTCTGAGTCCGTTTGGCCGGCAAGATAAATGGAACCATCGGCATCAATTTGTACATCCTGTCCCTGATCATTGCCCACCCCACCGAAATAGGTGGACATATCCAATTGCACACCATTGGATGTCAAACGAGCTACAAATGCATCTTCCGGACCTTTCAGGGTTGATTGATAGGCGCCTGGGGAAGCAGGAAAATCGGAAGAAGAGGTGTTGCCGGTCACAATCACATTGTCAACGCTATCCGATTTTATCTGACTGATCACTTCGGAATCACTGCCACCAAGATAGGTTGAGAACCGAATGTTCTTTGTTGCCAGATCAATTGCCAGAAGAAATCCATCCTGACTGCCCTTCAAGGTTTTTTGAACAGCAAATGGGCTGACCATATAGTCTGCCGACGAGGTTCTCCCTCCAACAACCAAGACATTGTTCCCCAATGCCAATCCATAAGCATGTTCATCTGAAGCACCACCCCAATAGCTGCCAAATAACAATGTGCCACCCGAGCTATCGAGCTGACAAATAAAAGCATCATCTTTTCCACCATTGGTGGGTTGTATGGCATTCGGGGAAACCGGGAAGTTCAGTGATGTGGTGCGACCGGTCACATAAACCTCACCCATTGAGTTAACGGCAATATCCTCGCCAGTATCATCGCCCAGACCTCCGGGATGAGTTGCCCATACTTTTTTTGACCCGTCGGCACTCAGCTTCACCACAAATGCGCTGTGTCCGGTAATGCTGGTTGATTGAAAAGCGCCCGATGTAGTGGGAAAATCCGTGGAAGCCGTATGCCCGGTAATAAATACTTCCCCATTGGCATTCACCTCTATGGCATTGGCATAATCGTCACCGGATCCACCTATGTAAGTCGCATATATCAGGCTCTTGGCATCCTGGGTTAGTTTTGCCACAAAAGCATCGCTACCATAATTACCCGAACCTCCGAACTGCGTTTGTGCAGCACCGGGAGTAACCGGCATGGTAGAATCACAGCGTCCCGCCAGATATATGAAGCCAGCGGAATCAACGGCAACATCCGATACTTCATTCAGCGTACCCACTGACGTTGCCTTAAGAAAAGTAGACCATCGGAGAGAAAAAGGCCCGACAACATTCTGACCATAGCCTGAATCCGTCATTGCCAGTAAAACCATAACCAGGTATGTAAACCGCACGAAGAATGTACGCATATGCTAAAGTTAAGAATATCCGTAGTGCGAAACAGAAGCCCGCATTACTACCTTCTTGCCCCACAGGAGGGTAGAAATATCAAAAGGATAAACCATTTGCGCATGCGGCAACGGCATACAGGTCCAAACCGTAAGCTTTCGCGATCCAATTTTCACCTCCCGGTATGCTCACACCTTATACCCACCTGCCTGTACGTTGGCCTACGAAGGGTTGGCAGGCTGTTGCTAATGAGATGGTCTATTAATATTGACAAACCCAACATTCTTCAAAGAAAGATGATATTCATCATTTTTCCGTTCATAATAAACTTGTACTTTCGTTTTTAAGGATCAGATTCATGACAAAAAGCCTTGCCATATTTCTTGCAGTATTAATGCTTGTCTCCAATCTTAGTATTACACTGGGCAAGCATTACTGCGGAGGGAAAGCAGTGAAAACAGCCTTTTCACTGGGGCCTCATGAGCTTGGTTGTGGAATGGCCACCATGGACACTCCCTGCAAAGATTTCTCGCAAGAGCAAGCAGTGAAAAGAAAGAGGTGTTGTGAAAACAAGTACCTCCGGATCAGTGTGGAGAACAACTACGATCCACCTGCGAATATCAAGGCCAACATCAGCCCGGAATTTATTTCCGCATTCTTTTCCACTTATCTTTCCTTTTACACCTCCCATGAACGAGAACAGATCCAGTATCTGAACTACTCTCCGCCTTTGCTAAGCCGGGACATCCCAGTCCTTGTTCAGTCCTTCCTGATTTGATGGCAAGATGATTTGATGTTGTGATGGTTGATAAATAACACCCATCCTTCACAACGTGCCTATGTATTTGATGTGGGCAAACGTCATGTCGTTGTACCATTAAATCATCATCCTGTTGTTAAATCGTATCATTCGTTACTTTCTTGATAACAAGTTAGTCACACTCTTAGTCATTATTCTATTTGTCGGTTGGGGGTTGGTAACTGCACCTTTCGGATGGAAATTCGATCTGTTGCCGTCTGATCCGGTAGCCGTAGACGCCATTCCTGACATCGGAGAAAATCAACAGATCGTGTTTACACAGTGGATGGGCAGGTCTCCGCAGGACATTGAGGATCAGATAACCTATCCGTTAACCACTTCCTTGTTAGGGATTCCAGGGGTAAAGTCTATCCGCAGCTCTTCCATCTTCGGGTTTAGCAGCATCTATATCATTTTTAATGAAGACATAGACTTTTATTGGTCCCGCTCCCGCATACTGGAAAAGCTCAACTCATTGCCTTCCGGATTATTACCCGATGGCGTTCAACCCTCATTGGGTCCGGATGCTACGGCGTTAGGGCAGGTATACTGGTACACATTGGAGGGCAGGGACAAAGATGGTAACCCTACCGGCGGATGGGATTTACATGAGATACGAACGGTCCAGGATTTCTTTGTCAAGTATGGTTTAAATGCGGTTGACGGCGTATCAGAAGTGGCTTCCATCGGTGGCTTTGTTCAGGAATACCAGATTGATGTCAATCCCGATGCACTGAAGGTGTATGACATACCGCTGCACTCGGTGATGATGGCAGTAAAAAAATCCAACAAGGATGTGGGAGCCAAAACCATTGAGATCAATCAGGCTGAATACCTGGTCAGGGGGTTAGGCTATATCAAATCAATCGAAGACCTGGAGAAGGCTGTGGTAGCTGTTCATGACAATGTGCCTATTCGCATCAAAGACATTGGGGTAGTTACATTGGGACCGGCTACAAGAAGAGGGTTGCTGGATAAAGATGGCGCGGAAGTGGTAGGCGGTGTTGTCGTTGCCAGATATGGCTCCAACCCATTACAAGTGATTAATGGTGTCAAGGAAAAAATAACCGAAATAGCTCCCGGGTTACCAAAGAAGACATTGGCCAATGGTGTTGAAAGCCAGCTCACCATTGTACCGTTTTATGATCGCACCCAACTCATTCACGAAACGCTTGGAACTTTAGAGGAAGCGCTTTCACTGGAACTGCTTATTACCATTCTGGTGGTCATTGTAATGGTGCTGAATCTACGTGCCTCAATTTTAATATCCGGTTTGTTGCCCATTGCGATCCTGATGGTCTTTATCGCCATGCGCTACTTCGGAGTAGACGCTAATATTGTGGCCCTTTCCGGAATTGCCATTGCCATAGGAACAATGGTGGACCTGGGCATTGTCCTGTCAGAAAACGTCATCAAACACCTGGATGAAGTCCCACCCGGACAAAAACTCATAGATACGATATATAATGCAGCAGCTGAAGTTAGCTCAGCCATTGTAACCGCTGTATCCACGACCATTGTGAGTTTTATTCCCGTATTCACCATGGAAGCAGCCGAAGGAAAATTGTTCCGGCCACTGGCATTTACCAAAACCTTTGCATTGGTCTCCTCCCTTATCGTGGCACTGATCATTTTACCCACCCTGGCACATTGGTTCTTTGGTATTGGTTTCACAAATAAAAGATCAAGATGGATCAGAAACATTGTCCTGATTTTCGGAGGAGTTATGCTTCTGTTATTTGGCTACTTCTGGGCAGGATGGACCTTGACCACTTTTGGCGTTTTTAATTTACTGAAAGACGTACAGGGCGATAAGGTTGATTCATCAAATCATTACATCATCAACCCTGATCATCTCTGTGATATCGGTGACATGGCTACTGGCTGATTACTGGATGCCACTGGGAGCTGGCAAGTCACTACTATTGAATTTCCTTTTTGTTGCATTCATTGTATTCACCGTCCTGTTTTCCTTTTACCTGCTGGAACGTTATTACACCCGCATCCTTCATTGGTGTCTGGCTAACAAAGGAAAGTTTCTACTGATCCCTGCCTTCATAATTCTGTGGGGAACAATTATCTGGGTTGGCTTCGTCAACGTCTTCGGTTTTGTAGCCAAAGGTTTTGACAAACTCGACATCAATATCCGCACAACATCGGTGTGGTCAACAATGGCGCATAACTTTCCCGGAACAGGCAAAGAATTTATGCCCTCTCTGGATGAAGGGAGTTTTCTCCTCATGCCCACGTCCATGCCTCATGCAGGAATCGAGCAAAACAAGCGGGTGGTCCAACAGCTGGATATGCTGCTGGCGAATATTCCGGAGGTTGAACTATCTGTAGGCAAAATGGGCCGGGTGGAATCTGCACTGGACCCCGCCCCTATTTCCATGTATGAGAATATCATCAATTACAAACCGGAATACATGGTGAATGAAAAAGGCCACAGGGTCAGGTTCAAGGTCGATCACCAGAATAGGTTTACTCTTTCTTCAGGAGATACATTAACCAATGAAGAAGCCTTGACACAGGGCATTACAGTTGATGAGTTAATACCTGATAAATCCGGAATGTATTTCCGCAACTGGCGAGCACATATTCATTCACCGGACGACGTCTGGAAGGAGATCGCAAAGGTGACCAACATTCCCGGTGTAACGTCCGCACCAAAGTTGCAACCCATTGAAACCAGACTGGTCATGCTCCAAACGGGTATGCGGGCACCTATGGGGATCAAGGTGTTTGGCCCTGACCTGAAAACCATTGAAGACTTCGGGATGAAACTTGAAGGGATCTTGAGGGAAGTACCGTCGGTAAAGTCTGAAGCCGTGTTCGCAGATCGCATCGTAGGCAAACCATACCTGCACCTGAATATTAACCGTGATGCCATTGCCCGATATGGATTGAGCATTGATGATGTTCAACAGACCATTGAAACGGCCATCGGTGGGATGAAGATTTCTTCAACCGTGGAAGGCAGGGAACGATTTCCTGTCAGGGTACGCTACCCAAGAGAACTAAGAGATGACCCTGATGAATTGAAAAAAGTACTTATCCCTACACCCGTCGGGGTACAGGTTCCATTGGGTGAACTGGTGGATGTAACCTACGTTCGTGGCCCACAAATGATCAAAAGTGAAAATACCTTCCTGGTTGGTTATGTGCTGCTGGATAAGAAGGAAGGTTATGCTGAAGTAGATGTGGTGAACGAGGCACAACGCTTTATTCAGAACAAAATTCATCAGGGAGAACTGGTCGTTCCCTCTGGTGTGAGCTACAAATTCTCAGGCAGCTATGAAAACCAGGTGAGGGCAGAAAAGCGGTTGTCCATCATCGTGCCACTGGTGATGGTCATCATTTTCCTCATCCTGTATTTCCAGTTCCGTTCGGTAAGTACCTCGCTGATGATTTTTACCGGTATTGCCATGGCCTTTAGCGGAGCATTTCTGATGTTGTGGTTATACGGACAGGGGTGGTTCGCTAATTTCTCCATATTCGGCAGCAATCTCCGGGAACTATTTCAGATGCATCCCATCAACCTGAGCGTAGCTGTTTGGGTAGGATTTATTGCCTTATTCGGCATTGCCACTGATGATGGTGTTTTGATGGGGACCTACCTCGATCAGAGCTTTGCAAGGAACAAAACCAATACGGTGCCGGAAATCAGAAAAGCAGTCGTGGAGGCCGGATTAAGGAGAATACGACCAGCCATTATGACATCGGCTACCACCATCATTGCTTTATTGCCGGTGCTGACTTCAACCGGTCGTGGAGCTGACATCATGATACCGATGGCTATTCCTGCATTTGGAGGTATGATCGTAGCGTCTATCACCTACTTCATTGTTCCGGTACTTTAT comes from the Flavobacteriales bacterium genome and includes:
- a CDS encoding gliding motility-associated C-terminal domain-containing protein, whose translation is MRTFFVRFTYLVMVLLAMTDSGYGQNVVGPFSLRWSTFLKATSVGTLNEVSDVAVDSAGFIYLAGRCDSTMPVTPGAAQTQFGGSGNYGSDAFVAKLTQDAKSLIYATYIGGSGDDYANAIEVNANGEVFITGHTASTDFPTTSGAFQSTSITGHSAFVVKLSADGSKKVWATHPGGLGDDTGEDIAVNSMGEVYVTGRTTSLNFPVSPNAIQPTNGGKDDAFICQLDSSGGTLLFGSYWGGASDEHAYGLALGNNVLVVGGRTSSADYMVSPFAVQKTLKGSQDGFLLAIDLATKNIRFSTYLGGSDSEVISQIKSDSVDNVIVTGNTSSSDFPASPGAYQSTLKGPEDAFVARLTSNGVQLDMSTYFGGVGNDQGQDVQIDADGSIYLAGQTDSEDLPTSGRSYQSSHAGAQDIFLAHLSRNGTQVDCGGVTYIGGTGNDFMVRTALIPGLQTGLIVSATSTSSDFPLTANVYESKKINGKGYQPAVMKWNIMPDTIEQAGTVICSGDSTLIMATDSAGWYLWTSPEGIDTSTVPYIVIHPAQSGSYLAAGMDGACISFLQKFQVNVNDPIADAGRDTIIVAGGKAQLRGFGGTSYQWMPSTGLSCTTCRDPVATPDSTTTYRLIVSDSIGCKAMDSVTIFVARCNKEAVRFPNVFTPNDDGWNDHFGINGLVKSFEMEVYNRWGQLIYRSDSDQDVWDGHVHGRPAAEGTYYVIVTGECYGNNHFIRTGYLTLIR
- a CDS encoding efflux RND transporter permease subunit, which gives rise to MLNRIIRYFLDNKLVTLLVIILFVGWGLVTAPFGWKFDLLPSDPVAVDAIPDIGENQQIVFTQWMGRSPQDIEDQITYPLTTSLLGIPGVKSIRSSSIFGFSSIYIIFNEDIDFYWSRSRILEKLNSLPSGLLPDGVQPSLGPDATALGQVYWYTLEGRDKDGNPTGGWDLHEIRTVQDFFVKYGLNAVDGVSEVASIGGFVQEYQIDVNPDALKVYDIPLHSVMMAVKKSNKDVGAKTIEINQAEYLVRGLGYIKSIEDLEKAVVAVHDNVPIRIKDIGVVTLGPATRRGLLDKDGAEVVGGVVVARYGSNPLQVINGVKEKITEIAPGLPKKTLANGVESQLTIVPFYDRTQLIHETLGTLEEALSLELLITILVVIVMVLNLRASILISGLLPIAILMVFIAMRYFGVDANIVALSGIAIAIGTMVDLGIVLSENVIKHLDEVPPGQKLIDTIYNAAAEVSSAIVTAVSTTIVSFIPVFTMEAAEGKLFRPLAFTKTFALVSSLIVALIILPTLAHWFFGIGFTNKRSRWIRNIVLIFGGVMLLLFGYFWAGWTLTTFGVFNLLKDVQGDKVDSSNHYIINPDHLCDIGDMATG
- a CDS encoding efflux RND transporter permease subunit — its product is MAHNFPGTGKEFMPSLDEGSFLLMPTSMPHAGIEQNKRVVQQLDMLLANIPEVELSVGKMGRVESALDPAPISMYENIINYKPEYMVNEKGHRVRFKVDHQNRFTLSSGDTLTNEEALTQGITVDELIPDKSGMYFRNWRAHIHSPDDVWKEIAKVTNIPGVTSAPKLQPIETRLVMLQTGMRAPMGIKVFGPDLKTIEDFGMKLEGILREVPSVKSEAVFADRIVGKPYLHLNINRDAIARYGLSIDDVQQTIETAIGGMKISSTVEGRERFPVRVRYPRELRDDPDELKKVLIPTPVGVQVPLGELVDVTYVRGPQMIKSENTFLVGYVLLDKKEGYAEVDVVNEAQRFIQNKIHQGELVVPSGVSYKFSGSYENQVRAEKRLSIIVPLVMVIIFLILYFQFRSVSTSLMIFTGIAMAFSGAFLMLWLYGQGWFANFSIFGSNLRELFQMHPINLSVAVWVGFIALFGIATDDGVLMGTYLDQSFARNKTNTVPEIRKAVVEAGLRRIRPAIMTSATTIIALLPVLTSTGRGADIMIPMAIPAFGGMIVASITYFIVPVLYCLREERKLNKNKVDVNGNR